A section of the Oreochromis niloticus isolate F11D_XX linkage group LG9, O_niloticus_UMD_NMBU, whole genome shotgun sequence genome encodes:
- the u2surp gene encoding U2 snRNP-associated SURP motif-containing protein isoform X2 has translation MADRTPGGSQKASAKALLESKLKSFSIGKMAVAKRTLSKKEQDEIKKKEDERAAAEIYEEFLAAFEGGGEGKVKAFVRGGIANATKEEAAADDKRGKLYKPKSRFENQPKSILPLETPPQFLALDKRHGLKKSSEKEKKKSNLELFKEELKQIQEERDERHKMKGRVSRFEPLSGTDGRRSSDGSSRRNRPSSVLDDCAPGSHDVGDPSTTNLYLGNINPQMNEEMLCQEFGRYGPLASVKIMWPRTDEERARERNCGFVAFMNRRDAERALKNLNGKMIMNFEMKLGWGKGVPIPPHPIYIPPSMMEHTLPPPPSGLPFNAQPRERLKNPNAPLLPPPKNKEEFDKTLSQAIVKVVIPTERNLLSLIHRMIEFVVREGPMFEAMIMNREINNPMYRFLFENQSPAHVYYRWKLYSILQGESPAKWRTDDFRMFKNGSLWRPPPLNPYLHGPYDDGEEEEDEEEANKKGCLKEEERDKLEEMLRGLTPRRADIAEAMLFCLSHAEAAEEIVECITESLSILKTPLPKKIARLYLVSDVLYNSSAKVANASYYRKYFETKLCQIFADLNATYKTIQGHLQSENFKQRVMSCFRAWEDWAVYPDPFLIKLQNIFLGLVNLAVEKEPVSLVVEPEPADDIDGAPIGDYVDGTPLEDVDGVPIDSVPIDGAPIDGAPLDDLDGVPIKSMEEDLDGIPLDQSKDAPFKVAPSKWEAVDEAELESQAVTTSKWEIFEQPEEAKKDDADSDEDRSPRSEDNQSYSNPIRDDSDFKSKMSEMNEEKRSKLREIEVKVMKFQDELESGKRPKKPGQSIQEQVEHYRDKLLQKEKEKEKLEREKEKEKKEKEKAEARLKELKKEKEKEDTPTRKERKRRHSGSPSPTRSSSRRGRSSSPRSERSERSERSDRSYSKDTSSRSSHKDSPRSSNKKSSKRSPSSPRTPKRSRRSRSRTPKKSAKKSRSKSRSPHRSHKKSKKSKH, from the exons ATGGCGGACCGAACGCCTGGTGGCTCTCAGAAAGCTAGCGCTAAG GCGCTGCTTGAGAGCAAACTGAAGTCTTTCAGCATTGGCAAGATGGCAGTGGCAAAGAGAACCCTCAGCAAAAAGGAACaagatgaaataaagaaaaaa GAAGATGAACGAGCGGCAGCTGAAATTTATGAGGAGTTTCTTGCTGCTTTTgaaggaggaggggagggaAAAGTCAAAGCTTTTGTCCGTGGTGGCATTGCAAATGCAACGAAAG aggaagcagctgctGATGACAAGAGAGGAAAGTTGTACAAGCCCAAGTCACGTTTTGAGAACCAACCAAAAAGCATCCTGCCTTTGGAAACCCCACCACAATTTTTAGCATTAGACAAACGGCAT GGCTTAAAGAAGAGcagtgaaaaggaaaagaagaagagtaATTTGGAGCTCTTCAAAGAAGAACTTAAACA aatacaggaagagagagatgaAAGACACAAGATGAAAGGACGTGTTAGTCGCTTCGAACCGCTATCCGGGACAGATGGAAGACGCTCCT cGGATGGTTCTTCACGAAGAAACCGTCCGTCCAGTG TTTTGGATGACTGTGCACCAGGTTCCCATGACGTTGGAGATCCATCCACTACTAACTTGTACCTTGGAAACATCAATCCACAG ATGAACGAAGAGATGCTGTGCCAAGAGTTTGGCCGGTATGGCCCACTGGCAAGTGTGAAAATCATGTGGCCGAGGACAGATGAGGAAAGGGCTCGGGAGAGGAACTGTGGCTTTGTGGCTTTCATGAACAGGAGGGATGCAGAGCGAGCACTCAAAAACCTAAATG GAAAGATGATAATGAACTTTGAGATGAAATTAGGATGGGGAAAAGGTGTGCCCATTCCCCCCCATCCCATCTATATCCCTCCTTCTATGATGGAGCATACACTCCCCCCGCCTCCCTCTGGCCTCCCATTCAACGCACAGCCCCGAGAGAGGCTAAAGAACCCCAATGCTCCTCTGCTTCCTCCACCTAAAAACAAGGAGGAGTTCGACAAG ACTCTGTCGCAAGCCATAGTCAAAGTGGTTATCCCAACAGAAAG GAATTTGCTCTCTCTCATCCATCGAATGATCGAGTTTGTGGTGCGTGAAGGACCAATGTTTGAAGCCATGATCATGAACAGAGAGATCAACAATCCCATGTACAG GTTTTTATTTGAGAACCAGAGCCCAGCACATGTATACTACCGATGGAAGCTGTACTCCATACTGCAG GGTGAATCACCAGCCAAATGGCGAACAGATGACTTTAGGATGTTTAAAAACGGCTCTTTGTGGCGCCCGCCTCCTCTTAATCCATACCTCCATGGTCCTTATgatgacggtgaggaggaggaagatgaagaggaggcCAATAAGAAAGGCTGCTTAAAAGAAGA GGAGCGGGACAAACTAGAGGAGATGCTGCGTGGTTTGACTCCCAGGAGGGCAGATATTGCAGAGGCCATGCTGTTCTGTCTCAGCCAtgctgaagctgctgaagaAATTGTGGAGTGTATCACAGAGTCCCTCTCCATCCTAAAGACCCCTTTACCCAAGAAG ATTGCACGGTTGTATCTAGTGTCTGATGTGCTGTATAACTCTTCTGCCAAAGTAGCCAATGCATCTTACTACAGAAAATA CTTTGAGACAAAACTCTGCCAGATTTTCGCTGACCTAAACGCAACTTACAAAACAATACAAGGTCACCTTCAGTCTGAGAACTTCAAG caACGGGTAATGTCATGTTTCCGGGCATGGGAGGACTGGGCTGTGTACCCTGACCCTTTTCTTATCAAGCTGCAGAACATCTTCCTTGGTCTAGTAAACCTCGCTGTGGAGAAGGAGCCTGTAAGCCTTGTTGTGGAG CCTGAGCCAGCAGATGACATTGATGGGGCTCCTATCGGGGATTATGTAGATGGTACTCCACTGGAGGACGTAGATGGAGTGCCCATTGACTCAGTTCCCATTGATGGGGCACCAATCGATGGAGCCCCTCTGGATGACCTAGATGGAGTTCCTATCAAGTCCATGGAAGAAGACTTAGATGGAATACCTT TGGATCAGTCCAAGGATGCTCCCTTCAAGGTAGCACCATCGAAATGGGAAGCAGTCGATGAGGCAGAGTTAGAATCTCAAG CTGTGACAACCTCCAAGTGGGAGATATTTGAGCAGCCAGAAGAAGCAAAAAA GGATGATGCAGACAGTGATGAGGACAGAAGCCCTCGCTCAGAAGATAATCAGAGCTATTCCAACCCGATCAGAGATGACTCTGACTTTAAGTCAAAGATGTCTGAAATGAACGAGGAGAAGCGCTCTAAGCTCAGAGAGATAGAG GTTAAAGTCATGAAGTTCCAGGATGAGCTGGAGTCTGGGAAAAGACCTAAGAAGCCTGGTCAGAGTATTCAGGAGCAGGTGGAACATTATAGGGACAAACTACTACAAAAG gaaaaagaaaaagaaaaactggagcgggaaaaagagaaggaaaagaaagagaaggagaaagcTGAGGCACGGTTGAAAGagttaaagaaggaaaaagagaaggagGACACACCaaccagaaaggagag GAAGCGGCGTCACAGTGGGTCACCGAGCCCAACGCGGAGCAGCAGCAGACGAGGCCGGTCGTCCTCACCTCGTTCAGAGCGGTCAGAAAGATCGGAGCGCTCCGACCGATCATACTCTAAAGACACATCCTCACGTTCTTCTCATAAAGACTCTCCTCGATCCAGCAACAAAAAGTCATCCAAGAG ATCCCCGTCATCACCTCGCACGCCCAAACGATCCAGGAGGTCGCGCTCCAGGACACCCAAGAAATCAGCTAAGAAATCCCGCTCCAAATCAAGATCTCCACATCGATCtcacaaaaagtcaaagaagagtaaacactga
- the u2surp gene encoding U2 snRNP-associated SURP motif-containing protein isoform X3, protein MADRTPGGSQKASAKALLESKLKSFSIGKMAVAKRTLSKKEQDEIKKKEDERAAAEIYEEFLAAFEGGGEGKVKAFVRGGIANATKEEAAADDKRGKLYKPKSRFENQPKSILPLETPPQFLALDKRHGLKKSSEKEKKKSNLELFKEELKQIQEERDERHKMKGRVSRFEPLSGTDGRRSFLDDCAPGSHDVGDPSTTNLYLGNINPQMNEEMLCQEFGRYGPLASVKIMWPRTDEERARERNCGFVAFMNRRDAERALKNLNGKMIMNFEMKLGWGKGVPIPPHPIYIPPSMMEHTLPPPPSGLPFNAQPRERLKNPNAPLLPPPKNKEEFDKTLSQAIVKVVIPTERNLLSLIHRMIEFVVREGPMFEAMIMNREINNPMYRFLFENQSPAHVYYRWKLYSILQGESPAKWRTDDFRMFKNGSLWRPPPLNPYLHGPYDDGEEEEDEEEANKKGCLKEEERDKLEEMLRGLTPRRADIAEAMLFCLSHAEAAEEIVECITESLSILKTPLPKKIARLYLVSDVLYNSSAKVANASYYRKYFETKLCQIFADLNATYKTIQGHLQSENFKQRVMSCFRAWEDWAVYPDPFLIKLQNIFLGLVNLAVEKEPVSLVVEPEPADDIDGAPIGDYVDGTPLEDVDGVPIDSVPIDGAPIDGAPLDDLDGVPIKSMEEDLDGIPLDQSKDAPFKVAPSKWEAVDEAELESQAVTTSKWEIFEQPEEAKKDDADSDEDRSPRSEDNQSYSNPIRDDSDFKSKMSEMNEEKRSKLREIEVKVMKFQDELESGKRPKKPGQSIQEQVEHYRDKLLQKEKEKEKLEREKEKEKKEKEKAEARLKELKKEKEKEDTPTRKERNLSPPVDRKRRHSGSPSPTRSSSRRGRSSSPRSERSERSERSDRSYSKDTSSRSSHKDSPRSSNKKSSKRSPSSPRTPKRSRRSRSRTPKKSAKKSRSKSRSPHRSHKKSKKSKH, encoded by the exons ATGGCGGACCGAACGCCTGGTGGCTCTCAGAAAGCTAGCGCTAAG GCGCTGCTTGAGAGCAAACTGAAGTCTTTCAGCATTGGCAAGATGGCAGTGGCAAAGAGAACCCTCAGCAAAAAGGAACaagatgaaataaagaaaaaa GAAGATGAACGAGCGGCAGCTGAAATTTATGAGGAGTTTCTTGCTGCTTTTgaaggaggaggggagggaAAAGTCAAAGCTTTTGTCCGTGGTGGCATTGCAAATGCAACGAAAG aggaagcagctgctGATGACAAGAGAGGAAAGTTGTACAAGCCCAAGTCACGTTTTGAGAACCAACCAAAAAGCATCCTGCCTTTGGAAACCCCACCACAATTTTTAGCATTAGACAAACGGCAT GGCTTAAAGAAGAGcagtgaaaaggaaaagaagaagagtaATTTGGAGCTCTTCAAAGAAGAACTTAAACA aatacaggaagagagagatgaAAGACACAAGATGAAAGGACGTGTTAGTCGCTTCGAACCGCTATCCGGGACAGATGGAAGACGCTCCT TTTTGGATGACTGTGCACCAGGTTCCCATGACGTTGGAGATCCATCCACTACTAACTTGTACCTTGGAAACATCAATCCACAG ATGAACGAAGAGATGCTGTGCCAAGAGTTTGGCCGGTATGGCCCACTGGCAAGTGTGAAAATCATGTGGCCGAGGACAGATGAGGAAAGGGCTCGGGAGAGGAACTGTGGCTTTGTGGCTTTCATGAACAGGAGGGATGCAGAGCGAGCACTCAAAAACCTAAATG GAAAGATGATAATGAACTTTGAGATGAAATTAGGATGGGGAAAAGGTGTGCCCATTCCCCCCCATCCCATCTATATCCCTCCTTCTATGATGGAGCATACACTCCCCCCGCCTCCCTCTGGCCTCCCATTCAACGCACAGCCCCGAGAGAGGCTAAAGAACCCCAATGCTCCTCTGCTTCCTCCACCTAAAAACAAGGAGGAGTTCGACAAG ACTCTGTCGCAAGCCATAGTCAAAGTGGTTATCCCAACAGAAAG GAATTTGCTCTCTCTCATCCATCGAATGATCGAGTTTGTGGTGCGTGAAGGACCAATGTTTGAAGCCATGATCATGAACAGAGAGATCAACAATCCCATGTACAG GTTTTTATTTGAGAACCAGAGCCCAGCACATGTATACTACCGATGGAAGCTGTACTCCATACTGCAG GGTGAATCACCAGCCAAATGGCGAACAGATGACTTTAGGATGTTTAAAAACGGCTCTTTGTGGCGCCCGCCTCCTCTTAATCCATACCTCCATGGTCCTTATgatgacggtgaggaggaggaagatgaagaggaggcCAATAAGAAAGGCTGCTTAAAAGAAGA GGAGCGGGACAAACTAGAGGAGATGCTGCGTGGTTTGACTCCCAGGAGGGCAGATATTGCAGAGGCCATGCTGTTCTGTCTCAGCCAtgctgaagctgctgaagaAATTGTGGAGTGTATCACAGAGTCCCTCTCCATCCTAAAGACCCCTTTACCCAAGAAG ATTGCACGGTTGTATCTAGTGTCTGATGTGCTGTATAACTCTTCTGCCAAAGTAGCCAATGCATCTTACTACAGAAAATA CTTTGAGACAAAACTCTGCCAGATTTTCGCTGACCTAAACGCAACTTACAAAACAATACAAGGTCACCTTCAGTCTGAGAACTTCAAG caACGGGTAATGTCATGTTTCCGGGCATGGGAGGACTGGGCTGTGTACCCTGACCCTTTTCTTATCAAGCTGCAGAACATCTTCCTTGGTCTAGTAAACCTCGCTGTGGAGAAGGAGCCTGTAAGCCTTGTTGTGGAG CCTGAGCCAGCAGATGACATTGATGGGGCTCCTATCGGGGATTATGTAGATGGTACTCCACTGGAGGACGTAGATGGAGTGCCCATTGACTCAGTTCCCATTGATGGGGCACCAATCGATGGAGCCCCTCTGGATGACCTAGATGGAGTTCCTATCAAGTCCATGGAAGAAGACTTAGATGGAATACCTT TGGATCAGTCCAAGGATGCTCCCTTCAAGGTAGCACCATCGAAATGGGAAGCAGTCGATGAGGCAGAGTTAGAATCTCAAG CTGTGACAACCTCCAAGTGGGAGATATTTGAGCAGCCAGAAGAAGCAAAAAA GGATGATGCAGACAGTGATGAGGACAGAAGCCCTCGCTCAGAAGATAATCAGAGCTATTCCAACCCGATCAGAGATGACTCTGACTTTAAGTCAAAGATGTCTGAAATGAACGAGGAGAAGCGCTCTAAGCTCAGAGAGATAGAG GTTAAAGTCATGAAGTTCCAGGATGAGCTGGAGTCTGGGAAAAGACCTAAGAAGCCTGGTCAGAGTATTCAGGAGCAGGTGGAACATTATAGGGACAAACTACTACAAAAG gaaaaagaaaaagaaaaactggagcgggaaaaagagaaggaaaagaaagagaaggagaaagcTGAGGCACGGTTGAAAGagttaaagaaggaaaaagagaaggagGACACACCaaccagaaaggagag AAATTTGTCCCCTCCGGTTGATAGGAAGCGGCGTCACAGTGGGTCACCGAGCCCAACGCGGAGCAGCAGCAGACGAGGCCGGTCGTCCTCACCTCGTTCAGAGCGGTCAGAAAGATCGGAGCGCTCCGACCGATCATACTCTAAAGACACATCCTCACGTTCTTCTCATAAAGACTCTCCTCGATCCAGCAACAAAAAGTCATCCAAGAG ATCCCCGTCATCACCTCGCACGCCCAAACGATCCAGGAGGTCGCGCTCCAGGACACCCAAGAAATCAGCTAAGAAATCCCGCTCCAAATCAAGATCTCCACATCGATCtcacaaaaagtcaaagaagagtaaacactga
- the u2surp gene encoding U2 snRNP-associated SURP motif-containing protein isoform X1, which translates to MADRTPGGSQKASAKALLESKLKSFSIGKMAVAKRTLSKKEQDEIKKKEDERAAAEIYEEFLAAFEGGGEGKVKAFVRGGIANATKEEAAADDKRGKLYKPKSRFENQPKSILPLETPPQFLALDKRHGLKKSSEKEKKKSNLELFKEELKQIQEERDERHKMKGRVSRFEPLSGTDGRRSSDGSSRRNRPSSVLDDCAPGSHDVGDPSTTNLYLGNINPQMNEEMLCQEFGRYGPLASVKIMWPRTDEERARERNCGFVAFMNRRDAERALKNLNGKMIMNFEMKLGWGKGVPIPPHPIYIPPSMMEHTLPPPPSGLPFNAQPRERLKNPNAPLLPPPKNKEEFDKTLSQAIVKVVIPTERNLLSLIHRMIEFVVREGPMFEAMIMNREINNPMYRFLFENQSPAHVYYRWKLYSILQGESPAKWRTDDFRMFKNGSLWRPPPLNPYLHGPYDDGEEEEDEEEANKKGCLKEEERDKLEEMLRGLTPRRADIAEAMLFCLSHAEAAEEIVECITESLSILKTPLPKKIARLYLVSDVLYNSSAKVANASYYRKYFETKLCQIFADLNATYKTIQGHLQSENFKQRVMSCFRAWEDWAVYPDPFLIKLQNIFLGLVNLAVEKEPVSLVVEPEPADDIDGAPIGDYVDGTPLEDVDGVPIDSVPIDGAPIDGAPLDDLDGVPIKSMEEDLDGIPLDQSKDAPFKVAPSKWEAVDEAELESQAVTTSKWEIFEQPEEAKKDDADSDEDRSPRSEDNQSYSNPIRDDSDFKSKMSEMNEEKRSKLREIEVKVMKFQDELESGKRPKKPGQSIQEQVEHYRDKLLQKEKEKEKLEREKEKEKKEKEKAEARLKELKKEKEKEDTPTRKERNLSPPVDRKRRHSGSPSPTRSSSRRGRSSSPRSERSERSERSDRSYSKDTSSRSSHKDSPRSSNKKSSKRSPSSPRTPKRSRRSRSRTPKKSAKKSRSKSRSPHRSHKKSKKSKH; encoded by the exons ATGGCGGACCGAACGCCTGGTGGCTCTCAGAAAGCTAGCGCTAAG GCGCTGCTTGAGAGCAAACTGAAGTCTTTCAGCATTGGCAAGATGGCAGTGGCAAAGAGAACCCTCAGCAAAAAGGAACaagatgaaataaagaaaaaa GAAGATGAACGAGCGGCAGCTGAAATTTATGAGGAGTTTCTTGCTGCTTTTgaaggaggaggggagggaAAAGTCAAAGCTTTTGTCCGTGGTGGCATTGCAAATGCAACGAAAG aggaagcagctgctGATGACAAGAGAGGAAAGTTGTACAAGCCCAAGTCACGTTTTGAGAACCAACCAAAAAGCATCCTGCCTTTGGAAACCCCACCACAATTTTTAGCATTAGACAAACGGCAT GGCTTAAAGAAGAGcagtgaaaaggaaaagaagaagagtaATTTGGAGCTCTTCAAAGAAGAACTTAAACA aatacaggaagagagagatgaAAGACACAAGATGAAAGGACGTGTTAGTCGCTTCGAACCGCTATCCGGGACAGATGGAAGACGCTCCT cGGATGGTTCTTCACGAAGAAACCGTCCGTCCAGTG TTTTGGATGACTGTGCACCAGGTTCCCATGACGTTGGAGATCCATCCACTACTAACTTGTACCTTGGAAACATCAATCCACAG ATGAACGAAGAGATGCTGTGCCAAGAGTTTGGCCGGTATGGCCCACTGGCAAGTGTGAAAATCATGTGGCCGAGGACAGATGAGGAAAGGGCTCGGGAGAGGAACTGTGGCTTTGTGGCTTTCATGAACAGGAGGGATGCAGAGCGAGCACTCAAAAACCTAAATG GAAAGATGATAATGAACTTTGAGATGAAATTAGGATGGGGAAAAGGTGTGCCCATTCCCCCCCATCCCATCTATATCCCTCCTTCTATGATGGAGCATACACTCCCCCCGCCTCCCTCTGGCCTCCCATTCAACGCACAGCCCCGAGAGAGGCTAAAGAACCCCAATGCTCCTCTGCTTCCTCCACCTAAAAACAAGGAGGAGTTCGACAAG ACTCTGTCGCAAGCCATAGTCAAAGTGGTTATCCCAACAGAAAG GAATTTGCTCTCTCTCATCCATCGAATGATCGAGTTTGTGGTGCGTGAAGGACCAATGTTTGAAGCCATGATCATGAACAGAGAGATCAACAATCCCATGTACAG GTTTTTATTTGAGAACCAGAGCCCAGCACATGTATACTACCGATGGAAGCTGTACTCCATACTGCAG GGTGAATCACCAGCCAAATGGCGAACAGATGACTTTAGGATGTTTAAAAACGGCTCTTTGTGGCGCCCGCCTCCTCTTAATCCATACCTCCATGGTCCTTATgatgacggtgaggaggaggaagatgaagaggaggcCAATAAGAAAGGCTGCTTAAAAGAAGA GGAGCGGGACAAACTAGAGGAGATGCTGCGTGGTTTGACTCCCAGGAGGGCAGATATTGCAGAGGCCATGCTGTTCTGTCTCAGCCAtgctgaagctgctgaagaAATTGTGGAGTGTATCACAGAGTCCCTCTCCATCCTAAAGACCCCTTTACCCAAGAAG ATTGCACGGTTGTATCTAGTGTCTGATGTGCTGTATAACTCTTCTGCCAAAGTAGCCAATGCATCTTACTACAGAAAATA CTTTGAGACAAAACTCTGCCAGATTTTCGCTGACCTAAACGCAACTTACAAAACAATACAAGGTCACCTTCAGTCTGAGAACTTCAAG caACGGGTAATGTCATGTTTCCGGGCATGGGAGGACTGGGCTGTGTACCCTGACCCTTTTCTTATCAAGCTGCAGAACATCTTCCTTGGTCTAGTAAACCTCGCTGTGGAGAAGGAGCCTGTAAGCCTTGTTGTGGAG CCTGAGCCAGCAGATGACATTGATGGGGCTCCTATCGGGGATTATGTAGATGGTACTCCACTGGAGGACGTAGATGGAGTGCCCATTGACTCAGTTCCCATTGATGGGGCACCAATCGATGGAGCCCCTCTGGATGACCTAGATGGAGTTCCTATCAAGTCCATGGAAGAAGACTTAGATGGAATACCTT TGGATCAGTCCAAGGATGCTCCCTTCAAGGTAGCACCATCGAAATGGGAAGCAGTCGATGAGGCAGAGTTAGAATCTCAAG CTGTGACAACCTCCAAGTGGGAGATATTTGAGCAGCCAGAAGAAGCAAAAAA GGATGATGCAGACAGTGATGAGGACAGAAGCCCTCGCTCAGAAGATAATCAGAGCTATTCCAACCCGATCAGAGATGACTCTGACTTTAAGTCAAAGATGTCTGAAATGAACGAGGAGAAGCGCTCTAAGCTCAGAGAGATAGAG GTTAAAGTCATGAAGTTCCAGGATGAGCTGGAGTCTGGGAAAAGACCTAAGAAGCCTGGTCAGAGTATTCAGGAGCAGGTGGAACATTATAGGGACAAACTACTACAAAAG gaaaaagaaaaagaaaaactggagcgggaaaaagagaaggaaaagaaagagaaggagaaagcTGAGGCACGGTTGAAAGagttaaagaaggaaaaagagaaggagGACACACCaaccagaaaggagag AAATTTGTCCCCTCCGGTTGATAGGAAGCGGCGTCACAGTGGGTCACCGAGCCCAACGCGGAGCAGCAGCAGACGAGGCCGGTCGTCCTCACCTCGTTCAGAGCGGTCAGAAAGATCGGAGCGCTCCGACCGATCATACTCTAAAGACACATCCTCACGTTCTTCTCATAAAGACTCTCCTCGATCCAGCAACAAAAAGTCATCCAAGAG ATCCCCGTCATCACCTCGCACGCCCAAACGATCCAGGAGGTCGCGCTCCAGGACACCCAAGAAATCAGCTAAGAAATCCCGCTCCAAATCAAGATCTCCACATCGATCtcacaaaaagtcaaagaagagtaaacactga
- the u2surp gene encoding U2 snRNP-associated SURP motif-containing protein isoform X4, protein MLLCFLHLKTRRSSTRNLLSLIHRMIEFVVREGPMFEAMIMNREINNPMYRFLFENQSPAHVYYRWKLYSILQGESPAKWRTDDFRMFKNGSLWRPPPLNPYLHGPYDDGEEEEDEEEANKKGCLKEEERDKLEEMLRGLTPRRADIAEAMLFCLSHAEAAEEIVECITESLSILKTPLPKKIARLYLVSDVLYNSSAKVANASYYRKYFETKLCQIFADLNATYKTIQGHLQSENFKQRVMSCFRAWEDWAVYPDPFLIKLQNIFLGLVNLAVEKEPVSLVVEPEPADDIDGAPIGDYVDGTPLEDVDGVPIDSVPIDGAPIDGAPLDDLDGVPIKSMEEDLDGIPLDQSKDAPFKVAPSKWEAVDEAELESQAVTTSKWEIFEQPEEAKKDDADSDEDRSPRSEDNQSYSNPIRDDSDFKSKMSEMNEEKRSKLREIEVKVMKFQDELESGKRPKKPGQSIQEQVEHYRDKLLQKEKEKEKLEREKEKEKKEKEKAEARLKELKKEKEKEDTPTRKERKRRHSGSPSPTRSSSRRGRSSSPRSERSERSERSDRSYSKDTSSRSSHKDSPRSSNKKSSKRSPSSPRTPKRSRRSRSRTPKKSAKKSRSKSRSPHRSHKKSKKSKH, encoded by the exons ATGCTCCTCTGCTTCCTCCACCTAAAAACAAGGAGGAGTTCGACAAG GAATTTGCTCTCTCTCATCCATCGAATGATCGAGTTTGTGGTGCGTGAAGGACCAATGTTTGAAGCCATGATCATGAACAGAGAGATCAACAATCCCATGTACAG GTTTTTATTTGAGAACCAGAGCCCAGCACATGTATACTACCGATGGAAGCTGTACTCCATACTGCAG GGTGAATCACCAGCCAAATGGCGAACAGATGACTTTAGGATGTTTAAAAACGGCTCTTTGTGGCGCCCGCCTCCTCTTAATCCATACCTCCATGGTCCTTATgatgacggtgaggaggaggaagatgaagaggaggcCAATAAGAAAGGCTGCTTAAAAGAAGA GGAGCGGGACAAACTAGAGGAGATGCTGCGTGGTTTGACTCCCAGGAGGGCAGATATTGCAGAGGCCATGCTGTTCTGTCTCAGCCAtgctgaagctgctgaagaAATTGTGGAGTGTATCACAGAGTCCCTCTCCATCCTAAAGACCCCTTTACCCAAGAAG ATTGCACGGTTGTATCTAGTGTCTGATGTGCTGTATAACTCTTCTGCCAAAGTAGCCAATGCATCTTACTACAGAAAATA CTTTGAGACAAAACTCTGCCAGATTTTCGCTGACCTAAACGCAACTTACAAAACAATACAAGGTCACCTTCAGTCTGAGAACTTCAAG caACGGGTAATGTCATGTTTCCGGGCATGGGAGGACTGGGCTGTGTACCCTGACCCTTTTCTTATCAAGCTGCAGAACATCTTCCTTGGTCTAGTAAACCTCGCTGTGGAGAAGGAGCCTGTAAGCCTTGTTGTGGAG CCTGAGCCAGCAGATGACATTGATGGGGCTCCTATCGGGGATTATGTAGATGGTACTCCACTGGAGGACGTAGATGGAGTGCCCATTGACTCAGTTCCCATTGATGGGGCACCAATCGATGGAGCCCCTCTGGATGACCTAGATGGAGTTCCTATCAAGTCCATGGAAGAAGACTTAGATGGAATACCTT TGGATCAGTCCAAGGATGCTCCCTTCAAGGTAGCACCATCGAAATGGGAAGCAGTCGATGAGGCAGAGTTAGAATCTCAAG CTGTGACAACCTCCAAGTGGGAGATATTTGAGCAGCCAGAAGAAGCAAAAAA GGATGATGCAGACAGTGATGAGGACAGAAGCCCTCGCTCAGAAGATAATCAGAGCTATTCCAACCCGATCAGAGATGACTCTGACTTTAAGTCAAAGATGTCTGAAATGAACGAGGAGAAGCGCTCTAAGCTCAGAGAGATAGAG GTTAAAGTCATGAAGTTCCAGGATGAGCTGGAGTCTGGGAAAAGACCTAAGAAGCCTGGTCAGAGTATTCAGGAGCAGGTGGAACATTATAGGGACAAACTACTACAAAAG gaaaaagaaaaagaaaaactggagcgggaaaaagagaaggaaaagaaagagaaggagaaagcTGAGGCACGGTTGAAAGagttaaagaaggaaaaagagaaggagGACACACCaaccagaaaggagag GAAGCGGCGTCACAGTGGGTCACCGAGCCCAACGCGGAGCAGCAGCAGACGAGGCCGGTCGTCCTCACCTCGTTCAGAGCGGTCAGAAAGATCGGAGCGCTCCGACCGATCATACTCTAAAGACACATCCTCACGTTCTTCTCATAAAGACTCTCCTCGATCCAGCAACAAAAAGTCATCCAAGAG ATCCCCGTCATCACCTCGCACGCCCAAACGATCCAGGAGGTCGCGCTCCAGGACACCCAAGAAATCAGCTAAGAAATCCCGCTCCAAATCAAGATCTCCACATCGATCtcacaaaaagtcaaagaagagtaaacactga